One stretch of Planococcus sp. PAMC 21323 DNA includes these proteins:
- the fni gene encoding type 2 isopentenyl-diphosphate Delta-isomerase yields the protein MDHIQFALSTGQSKKSMFDDIRFVHQALPDSAVSDICIKPKTGDLNLKSPVFINAMTGGGGHNTQQLNGLLARVAKETGMAMAVGSQMAALKDVNERKTYAIVRKENPDGIFFSNLGSEATLQQARDAVEMIEANALQIHLNVVQELTMPEGDRDFRGALERIQAIAEEVGVPVIVKETGFGISRETAEKLSDCSISAIDVSGFGGTNFASIENKRRQKKLSYFEDWGIPTAAAIVEVKSIFEKTVLASGGISNAGDMIKSFLLGADAVGLAGSFLKTAMQDGEKQLITDIHSVYEDLAMMMTALGAKNLMELQKCPAIISGELAQYLTVRGFNPASYASVAKN from the coding sequence ATGGATCATATACAATTTGCTTTATCAACAGGACAAAGCAAGAAAAGCATGTTTGATGATATTCGTTTTGTTCACCAAGCTTTGCCGGATTCAGCGGTATCCGATATTTGCATAAAACCAAAAACAGGTGATTTGAATTTAAAATCACCTGTTTTTATTAATGCAATGACGGGAGGCGGTGGACACAATACGCAACAATTGAACGGTCTTTTAGCTCGTGTAGCAAAAGAAACGGGCATGGCAATGGCGGTAGGGTCGCAAATGGCAGCACTCAAAGATGTTAATGAAAGAAAGACTTATGCTATTGTGAGAAAAGAAAATCCAGATGGCATTTTCTTTAGTAATCTAGGGAGTGAAGCAACTCTGCAACAAGCTAGAGATGCAGTAGAAATGATTGAAGCTAATGCGCTACAAATTCACTTAAATGTTGTGCAAGAGCTAACGATGCCAGAAGGAGACCGCGATTTTCGCGGTGCTCTTGAGCGAATACAGGCTATAGCTGAAGAAGTTGGTGTACCTGTAATTGTCAAAGAGACTGGTTTTGGTATATCACGAGAAACAGCGGAAAAACTTAGCGATTGTTCGATCTCCGCTATAGATGTCAGTGGTTTTGGTGGAACAAACTTCGCATCTATTGAAAATAAGCGTCGCCAAAAAAAGTTGTCATATTTCGAAGATTGGGGCATTCCAACAGCCGCTGCGATAGTAGAAGTAAAAAGCATATTTGAAAAAACCGTTTTAGCATCGGGCGGGATCTCAAATGCCGGAGATATGATCAAATCATTCTTATTAGGGGCGGATGCGGTTGGTCTAGCTGGCTCTTTTTTGAAAACCGCTATGCAAGATGGAGAAAAGCAGCTAATCACTGATATCCACTCGGTATATGAAGATTTGGCTATGATGATGACAGCGTTAGGCGCAAAAAACTTAATGGAATTACAGAAATGTCCTGCAATAATATCTGGAGAATTGGCACAATATTTAACTGTTAGAGGCTTTAATCCAGCATCTTATGCAAGTGTTGCGAAAAACTGA
- the rpsA gene encoding 30S ribosomal protein S1 produces the protein MSEETNKMENRDFQTGDRVKGVVAKIEEKAVTVTIDGAPFDGIIPISELSSLHIEKASDSVEVGDELELIITKVEDENFVLSKRKVDAEQAWDELETKFKSGEIIEAEVKDVVKGGLVVDLGVRGFVPASLVEDYFVESFEDYKGKELTFKIVEMEKENNRLILSHRAVVENEKESKKEQVMDNIHAGDELKGKVQRIASFGAFVDIGGVDGLVHISQLSHEHVEKVSDVVTEGQEVTVKVLSVDRDSERISLSIKDTLPGPWDAIDEKAPKGSVHTGTVKRLVSYGAFVEVLPGVEGLVHISQIAHKHIATPNEVLTEGEKVEVKVLEVNKADKRLSLSIKELQEKQGEQDFSNYDMPEESSGFSISDVIGDKLKGFKSE, from the coding sequence ATGTCAGAGGAAACGAATAAGATGGAAAACCGTGACTTCCAAACAGGAGATCGCGTTAAAGGGGTAGTAGCAAAAATCGAAGAAAAGGCAGTTACGGTAACGATTGATGGTGCGCCATTTGATGGGATCATCCCAATCAGTGAGTTATCTAGCTTACACATTGAAAAAGCTTCAGATTCAGTCGAAGTTGGTGACGAATTGGAGCTAATCATTACTAAAGTCGAAGATGAGAATTTTGTTTTATCTAAACGCAAAGTTGATGCTGAACAGGCATGGGACGAGTTGGAAACAAAATTTAAATCGGGTGAAATCATCGAAGCTGAAGTAAAAGATGTTGTTAAAGGTGGTTTAGTTGTCGACTTAGGCGTGCGTGGATTTGTTCCTGCATCACTAGTAGAAGACTATTTTGTCGAGTCTTTTGAAGATTACAAAGGAAAAGAACTAACATTTAAAATTGTCGAAATGGAAAAAGAAAATAATCGGTTAATCCTTTCTCATCGAGCAGTTGTTGAGAATGAAAAAGAATCGAAAAAAGAACAAGTTATGGATAACATCCATGCTGGTGATGAGTTAAAAGGAAAGGTTCAGCGGATTGCTTCGTTTGGAGCTTTTGTCGATATAGGTGGGGTAGATGGACTTGTCCATATTTCTCAATTATCGCATGAACATGTTGAAAAAGTTTCGGATGTGGTAACAGAAGGTCAAGAAGTGACAGTCAAAGTTTTATCTGTTGACCGTGATTCTGAACGGATTTCATTATCGATCAAAGATACACTTCCTGGGCCGTGGGATGCTATTGATGAAAAAGCGCCTAAGGGATCTGTTCATACAGGAACTGTCAAGCGATTGGTTAGCTATGGTGCTTTTGTTGAAGTTTTACCTGGAGTAGAAGGTTTAGTTCACATTTCTCAAATTGCACATAAACACATTGCAACACCAAACGAGGTTTTGACCGAAGGCGAAAAAGTAGAAGTGAAAGTTTTAGAAGTCAATAAAGCTGATAAACGTCTCTCCTTAAGCATTAAAGAATTGCAAGAAAAACAAGGTGAGCAAGATTTCTCAAATTACGATATGCCTGAAGAGTCATCTGGTTTCTCAATCAGTGACGTTATCGGTGATAAACTAAAAGGTTTTAAATCCGAATAA
- a CDS encoding lysophospholipid acyltransferase family protein, which yields MNLYAFGKGLVKTILSPLYRFEVIGTDNFPKDGGILLCSNHIHALDPPVVGMTAPRTVHFMAKEELFNAPILKSILPKVNAFPVKRGMSDREALRTALKILKNGDVVGLFPEGTRSTDGVLKKGLSGAGFFALRGNADVMPCAIIGPYKAFRKVQVVYGEPIQMAPFRERKASVEEVTEVIMASIQKILDDYSGNK from the coding sequence GTGAATTTATATGCATTTGGTAAAGGTCTTGTAAAAACAATATTAAGTCCTCTTTACCGGTTTGAAGTAATCGGCACAGATAATTTTCCAAAAGATGGCGGCATTCTTCTTTGTTCCAACCATATCCATGCTCTAGATCCACCGGTTGTCGGAATGACTGCTCCTCGGACGGTTCATTTCATGGCAAAAGAAGAGCTTTTCAATGCACCAATACTTAAATCAATTTTACCGAAAGTAAATGCATTTCCGGTTAAACGGGGCATGAGCGATCGTGAAGCATTGCGTACCGCATTAAAGATATTGAAAAACGGCGATGTAGTTGGATTGTTTCCAGAAGGTACGCGTTCAACAGACGGCGTATTGAAAAAGGGTCTTAGTGGAGCAGGTTTTTTTGCGTTACGAGGCAATGCAGACGTTATGCCATGTGCGATTATCGGACCATATAAAGCATTCCGAAAAGTACAAGTAGTTTATGGTGAACCAATTCAAATGGCGCCTTTTCGTGAGCGAAAAGCATCTGTCGAGGAAGTAACTGAAGTTATAATGGCGAGTATCCAAAAAATTCTAGATGACTATTCAGGGAATAAGTGA